In Corylus avellana chromosome ca2, CavTom2PMs-1.0, the following proteins share a genomic window:
- the LOC132169527 gene encoding uncharacterized protein LOC132169527, giving the protein MDPRKLQSPNFTPLNTRMTEVFMEIRRDLAFKWPSKLKGDPKRRDPQKYYEYHRDHGHLTEGCITLWQEIENHIRNGKLVKFLVDERNRGRNEELPLLEGNREPPRNREVRPREDGYAEPIHNQQAKPRWDRDAHQPRHRDVVREIHTTSGGIAGEGSSSSSRKAYARRTKADDEVLSIGRPSKVAKKEVMTISFSEEDARGVIFPNDDALVVTLTVANHKIHRVIVDNGSLADILYWPVFK; this is encoded by the coding sequence ATGGACCCTCGAAAATTGCAAAGCCCGAATTTCACTCCACTGAATACTCGCATGACCGAGGTATTCATGGAGATTAGGAGGGATCTTGCCTTCAAATGGCCAAGCAAGTTGAAGGGCGACCCTAAAAGGCGTGACCCTCAGAAATACTACGAGTATCATCGTGACCATGGTCACTTAACCGAGGGGTGTATAACCTTGTGGCAAGAGATTGAGAATCACATCAGAAATGGGAAGTTGGTGAAATTCTTGGTGGATGAGAGGAATCGAGGAAGGAATGAGGAGCTCCCGTTACTTGAAGGAAACCGAGAACCTCCCAGAAATCGAGAAGTAAGGCCAAGGGAAGATGGGTATGCTGAACCGATACACAATCAGCAGGCAAAACCGAGATGGGATCGGGATGCCCATCAGCCTCGGCATCGGGATGTAGTAAGGGAGATCCACACCACCTCGGGAGGAATAGCTGGTGAAGGAAGTTCTAGTTCATCTAGAAAAGCTTACGCAAGAAGAACGAAGGCTGATGATGAAGTTTTGTCGATAGGGAGACCATCAAAAGTTGCAAAGAAGGAGGTGATGACTATATCCTTCTCTGAAGAAGATGCTAGGGGGGTAATATTCCCCAACGATGATGCGTTAGTAGTTACGTTAACGGTTGCCAACCATAAAATCCACCGAGTCATAGTGGATAATGGTAGTTTGGCTGATATTTTATACTGGCCGGTCTTCAAGTAG
- the LOC132169526 gene encoding pectinesterase inhibitor-like gives MGIKLLAVSLPLLVISIAVISTAADEKGEPLITKTCGGTEFPDVCTSALESDPRSSSADVKGLSRIALEFSATKAKEAAGVAYKLMQNSSDYGDWSKRTTCFDGYNFTADRIKGEGLQYFEEGKYEKSHQPVNLLTDDIKFCTSFGVPQLVETNTMLSRFTSVVKTILHLLF, from the coding sequence ATGGGCATAAAACTCCTTGCagtttctctccctctccttgTGATCTCAATTGCAGTGATCTCAACAGCAGCCGACGAGAAAGGCGAGCCCCTGATAACGAAAACTTGCGGCGGCACGGAGTTTCCCGACGTTTGCACCTCAGCTTTGGAGTCGGATCCTCGGAGTTCGAGTGCAGATGTTAAGGGGCTTTCAAGGATTGCCTTGGAGTTCAGTGCAACAAAGGCAAAAGAGGCTGCCGGAGTTGCCTATAAGTTGATGCAAAATTCATCCGACTATGGGGATTGGTCGAAGAGAACAACATGTTTCGATGGTTATAACTTCACCGCAGATAGAATTAAAGGGGAGGGGCTCCAATATTTTGAGGAGGGGAAGTATGAGAAGTCACACCAACCTGTGAATCTTCTTACTGATGACATAAAATTTTGCACTAGCTTTGGTGTACCACAGTTGGTTGAAACCAACACAATGCTTTCCAGGTTTACTAGTGTTGTAAAGACCATTTTACATCTCCTTTTCTGA